A region from the Desulfomarina profundi genome encodes:
- the selB gene encoding selenocysteine-specific translation elongation factor gives MREIVLGTAGHVDHGKTSFIRALTGIETDRLKEEKKRGITIELGFAFLDLPCGHRIGIVDVPGHEKFVKNMVAGVTGMDILAFIIAADEGIMPQTREHFEICRLMGVRRALVIVTKIDLVEPDWLEMVDEEIFEFCQGSFLEDAPVLHVSSITGEGLDEVRTTLDNFVTQHNFTQSFGPFRLPVDRSFAMKGFGSVVTGTSISGRTAIGEELRLYPSERMAKVRGIQVHGEPVEEVEAGHRTAVNLQGLDSTEIERGMVLAPPEVLEPGYMLDCQLLYLASNTKPLKHRARIRVHVGTSEIIGRVSLLDRDELLPGEESIVQLLLEEKVAVWPQDRYVVRSYSPVFTIGGGEILGNLPFRKRKRLTEKDREYNRQLYEVLAGGTVEEKALFFLAESGEKGLTAGELGIRLGLFGKHLKKALNEPLSTKKMVVVDSSTQRYVIRDIAEKIKETIISTLQQYHRDNPIQVGLVKEELRSSVGKRVEQKVFNYCLNELLRKSVVVLEESAIRMADHQVALKADEKQLESEIIEWYREKGLTAPTVKETMARFSEYPEGLVKEVLQLLLRQETLLKISETLYFSKERFDPLVESVVEAIERDGEIDAPRFKALTGLTRKFSIPILEYLDRIKVTMRIGDKRVLRRKG, from the coding sequence ATGCGTGAAATAGTTCTGGGTACTGCCGGTCATGTGGACCATGGTAAAACAAGTTTTATCCGGGCTCTGACCGGGATAGAAACGGATCGTCTGAAAGAGGAGAAAAAGAGGGGGATCACCATTGAACTGGGATTCGCCTTTCTTGATCTGCCCTGCGGACATCGTATCGGCATTGTCGATGTTCCCGGCCATGAAAAATTTGTCAAGAATATGGTTGCCGGGGTAACCGGTATGGATATTCTGGCATTTATAATTGCAGCGGATGAAGGGATAATGCCGCAAACCCGTGAACATTTCGAAATCTGTCGACTGATGGGTGTTAGACGTGCTCTGGTGATTGTGACCAAAATTGACCTTGTGGAACCGGACTGGCTTGAAATGGTGGATGAAGAAATATTTGAATTCTGTCAGGGCAGTTTCCTTGAAGATGCACCGGTTCTCCATGTTTCATCCATTACCGGAGAAGGACTTGATGAGGTTCGTACCACTCTGGATAATTTTGTTACCCAGCACAATTTTACCCAGAGCTTTGGTCCTTTCAGACTTCCGGTGGACAGAAGTTTCGCCATGAAAGGTTTTGGCTCAGTTGTTACCGGCACTTCCATTTCAGGTAGAACGGCCATTGGTGAGGAACTGCGGCTCTACCCATCGGAACGTATGGCAAAAGTGAGGGGAATTCAGGTCCACGGGGAACCGGTTGAGGAAGTGGAGGCCGGTCACAGGACGGCGGTGAATCTCCAGGGTCTTGACAGTACGGAAATTGAGCGCGGTATGGTTCTGGCGCCACCTGAAGTGCTGGAACCCGGCTATATGCTCGATTGTCAATTACTTTATCTCGCTTCAAATACAAAACCACTTAAACATCGGGCACGGATTCGCGTCCATGTGGGTACTTCTGAAATAATTGGCAGGGTGTCTCTTCTGGACAGAGATGAACTGCTACCCGGAGAAGAAAGCATTGTCCAGCTGCTGCTTGAAGAAAAGGTTGCAGTCTGGCCTCAGGATCGTTATGTGGTGAGAAGTTATTCACCTGTGTTTACGATTGGTGGGGGTGAAATTTTAGGCAATCTGCCATTCAGGAAAAGAAAACGGCTCACAGAAAAAGACCGGGAGTATAACAGGCAGTTATACGAGGTTCTCGCCGGGGGAACCGTGGAGGAAAAGGCACTGTTCTTTCTGGCAGAGAGTGGAGAAAAGGGGCTCACAGCCGGAGAATTGGGTATTCGCCTCGGCCTTTTTGGCAAACATCTCAAAAAGGCGTTGAATGAACCGCTTTCCACGAAAAAGATGGTTGTGGTTGATTCATCAACTCAACGTTATGTTATTCGCGATATAGCGGAAAAGATCAAGGAAACAATTATTTCCACACTCCAGCAATACCACAGGGACAATCCTATTCAGGTGGGGCTGGTGAAAGAGGAACTCCGATCCAGTGTTGGAAAAAGGGTGGAACAGAAGGTATTTAATTACTGCCTCAATGAGTTACTGCGAAAATCTGTAGTGGTTCTTGAGGAGTCCGCAATCCGTATGGCTGACCATCAGGTGGCTCTGAAGGCTGATGAAAAACAGTTGGAGAGTGAAATCATCGAGTGGTACAGGGAAAAAGGGTTGACTGCGCCCACGGTGAAAGAAACCATGGCAAGGTTTTCCGAGTACCCTGAAGGACTTGTGAAGGAAGTTCTACAGTTGCTTCTGCGGCAGGAAACTCTTCTGAAGATAAGTGAAACGCTTTATTTTTCAAAAGAACGTTTTGATCCGCTGGTGGAATCAGTGGTTGAGGCCATTGAAAGAGATGGAGAGATTGACGCGCCACGTTTCAAGGCCCTGACTGGACTGACCAGAAAATTCTCAATTCCCATCCTCGAATACCTTGACCGGATAAAAGTCACCATGAGAATTGGGGACAAGCGGGTATTACGTCGTAAAGGCTAG
- a CDS encoding cupin domain-containing protein — translation MKVLDLNTTREFTEGAMKRFFLVEDSEFFKIINFNLKAGVTFPVHSHDLDGELSIQVIEGQGFFLGENGAEIPAKTGNILISEIREPHGVRAETDMRIVVTIAPPI, via the coding sequence ATGAAAGTACTTGATTTGAATACAACCAGGGAATTTACTGAAGGGGCCATGAAACGATTTTTTCTAGTGGAAGATTCAGAATTTTTTAAAATCATAAATTTTAATCTCAAGGCGGGGGTAACCTTTCCAGTCCATTCACATGATCTTGATGGTGAGCTTTCGATTCAGGTTATTGAAGGGCAGGGATTTTTTCTTGGTGAGAATGGAGCGGAGATTCCAGCAAAAACAGGCAATATTCTTATTTCTGAAATACGAGAACCCCATGGCGTGAGGGCCGAAACGGATATGCGTATAGTCGTGACTATTGCACCTCCGATCTGA
- a CDS encoding MBL fold metallo-hydrolase, giving the protein MIAGLRFNTISDETETMKVKQMIVGSMAVCCYIISCEKTKKAAIIDPGGDEDKILAEAENLGVSIEYIIVTHGHPDHVCGNRKIQEATGAKIIMHRADAQFFDKPEVKNYFSMLGMEPSPSPDILVEDGDIIELGEEKLEVMHTPGHTPGGMCLYNSPDVITGDTLFVGGLGRTDFPGGSHEELLNSIRTKLLVLPDETIVWPGHGYGGSRSTIGEEKVSNPFL; this is encoded by the coding sequence ATGATTGCAGGATTGAGGTTCAATACAATTTCTGATGAGACCGAGACAATGAAAGTAAAACAGATGATAGTTGGATCCATGGCCGTCTGCTGCTATATTATCTCCTGTGAAAAAACGAAGAAAGCAGCGATAATTGATCCGGGTGGAGATGAAGATAAAATTCTGGCTGAAGCAGAAAATTTGGGTGTCAGCATAGAATATATCATTGTTACCCATGGGCATCCTGATCATGTATGCGGCAATCGAAAAATCCAGGAAGCTACCGGCGCAAAAATAATTATGCATAGAGCCGACGCACAGTTTTTTGACAAGCCAGAAGTGAAGAACTATTTCTCAATGCTTGGCATGGAACCTTCACCATCACCGGACATACTTGTGGAAGACGGTGATATCATAGAGCTTGGCGAAGAGAAACTGGAAGTCATGCATACGCCCGGTCATACTCCCGGAGGTATGTGTCTGTATAACAGTCCTGATGTTATTACAGGTGATACGCTTTTTGTCGGGGGACTTGGACGGACTGACTTTCCTGGTGGATCCCATGAAGAACTGCTCAATTCCATCAGGACAAAACTGCTTGTACTGCCGGATGAAACAATAGTCTGGCCTGGACATGGATACGGGGGAAGTCGTTCTACCATAGGTGAAGAAAAGGTTTCAAACCCATTTCTTTAA
- the tilS gene encoding tRNA lysidine(34) synthetase TilS encodes MTTQYNFKKKYQQKKNYNLLNSVETFVRENSLLHRHDRVIAAVSGGGDSLALLHLLHSLDLDLKLLAVYINHQLRPKEIRQEINTVKKVCRTLNIQFVSRTVNVPLHIKSTGCSPEEGARILRYTALEQTRRAFNGSAIAVAHTADDQVEEFFIRLIRGSGMKGLSGMSPVSGKIVRPLLLEKKSDLLHYLKSNNITFCLDSSNLDPVFLRNRVRLELLPGLEKQFNPSIRTTVLQCMDILRTDNDYLEEVADKAYQKSVTTDSDTLKLSTTHLQTCHHAIARRILEKCFWKMSIRPDFKKIVTLLNLTRTGNNGGEIHLSDGVRVEKHQNFLLFSRPLPKGKLRGSLEPQSFSPLTVPQPGSYPVPELNLCLHLHEDKVFSGKENTLYVDMESFTFPLVLRPPHKGEKFRPFNAPGRKKISRILSERKIEQKRRPGFPVLASVETDRIIALPSLAIAHETRITEKTTRILTIRLEPTFMENNTGQEEAVPG; translated from the coding sequence ATGACAACTCAATACAATTTTAAAAAAAAATATCAGCAAAAAAAAAACTATAACCTGCTCAACAGCGTTGAAACCTTTGTCAGGGAGAACAGCTTACTGCATCGACACGACAGGGTTATTGCCGCTGTTTCCGGTGGGGGTGATTCCCTTGCCCTGCTTCACCTGCTCCACTCGCTTGACCTGGACCTGAAACTCCTGGCAGTTTATATCAACCACCAGCTTCGCCCGAAAGAAATCAGACAGGAAATAAATACGGTAAAGAAGGTCTGCAGAACTCTGAATATTCAGTTTGTCAGCAGAACTGTCAATGTTCCTCTTCACATAAAATCAACCGGCTGTTCCCCGGAGGAAGGTGCCAGAATTCTCCGGTACACCGCCCTTGAACAAACCCGTCGGGCATTTAACGGTTCTGCTATTGCCGTTGCCCACACAGCAGATGACCAAGTGGAAGAATTCTTTATCCGACTTATCCGTGGCAGCGGCATGAAAGGATTGTCAGGCATGTCTCCGGTATCGGGAAAAATCGTACGTCCCCTGCTGCTTGAAAAAAAATCAGACCTTCTCCACTATCTCAAAAGCAACAACATCACATTCTGCCTGGACTCCTCAAACCTTGATCCGGTCTTTCTTCGAAACCGGGTTCGATTAGAACTCCTTCCCGGTCTTGAAAAACAATTCAACCCATCCATCAGAACCACAGTCCTGCAGTGCATGGATATTCTCAGAACGGATAACGATTATCTTGAAGAGGTGGCCGACAAGGCATACCAAAAAAGTGTGACAACAGACTCAGACACTCTCAAACTTTCCACTACCCATCTCCAAACCTGCCATCATGCAATAGCAAGAAGGATCCTGGAAAAATGCTTCTGGAAAATGTCCATAAGACCGGATTTTAAAAAAATAGTCACCCTGCTGAATCTTACCCGAACAGGGAACAACGGTGGGGAAATACATCTCAGTGATGGGGTCCGTGTCGAAAAACATCAGAACTTCCTGCTGTTCTCCCGCCCTCTTCCAAAGGGGAAATTACGTGGTTCCCTGGAGCCGCAATCATTTTCTCCGCTGACTGTTCCGCAACCAGGCTCCTATCCGGTACCGGAATTGAACCTCTGCCTTCACCTCCATGAAGACAAGGTGTTTTCAGGGAAAGAAAATACTCTCTATGTTGACATGGAGAGTTTCACCTTTCCCCTTGTATTGCGTCCTCCCCATAAGGGAGAAAAATTCAGACCATTTAACGCACCCGGCAGAAAAAAAATATCAAGGATATTGAGCGAAAGGAAAATTGAACAGAAACGAAGGCCGGGTTTTCCTGTTCTTGCCTCTGTTGAAACCGACAGGATCATTGCCCTGCCTAGCCTGGCAATTGCCCATGAAACACGAATCACTGAAAAAACGACACGGATACTCACCATCAGGCTGGAGCCCACATTCATGGAGAACAATACAGGCCAGGAGGAGGCTGTCCCAGGCTAG
- a CDS encoding flagellar protein FlaG, with amino-acid sequence MNVDMINGTGGMMQQLNPAERVDTQRKTRETAATDPQVSPENVKVQPEELLDQIKTITQDGLYSVRFEKDDTVQDLVVKIFDNETQEVIRQIPAEELLNFKASFAELVGNLVNTKG; translated from the coding sequence ATGAATGTCGATATGATTAATGGCACCGGAGGAATGATGCAGCAGCTCAATCCTGCGGAAAGAGTTGATACACAGAGAAAGACCCGGGAAACAGCAGCAACAGATCCCCAGGTCTCTCCGGAGAATGTAAAAGTCCAGCCGGAAGAGTTGCTTGACCAGATAAAAACCATCACCCAGGATGGACTGTACAGCGTGCGGTTTGAAAAAGATGATACTGTTCAGGATCTGGTTGTCAAAATTTTTGATAACGAAACCCAGGAAGTCATCAGGCAGATCCCGGCCGAAGAGTTGCTCAATTTCAAGGCATCTTTTGCGGAACTTGTTGGAAATCTGGTGAACACCAAGGGCTGA
- a CDS encoding Hpt domain-containing protein — protein sequence MKEKIRKYLSEQFNLTAEQIDTMLPAFLTTLHSHLITLEKCVEENDLERIGKAAHTIKGALLNLGLEQSAEIAYRIEQSGKTNDESMDYSQTINILREQLSSLLDS from the coding sequence ATGAAAGAAAAAATCAGAAAATATCTTTCTGAACAGTTTAACCTGACAGCAGAACAAATAGACACCATGCTGCCTGCTTTTTTAACTACTCTCCATTCTCACCTGATAACTCTTGAAAAATGCGTTGAAGAAAACGACCTGGAACGAATCGGCAAAGCGGCTCATACCATCAAAGGAGCCCTGCTGAACCTTGGGCTTGAACAGAGTGCTGAAATTGCCTACCGTATTGAACAGTCAGGAAAAACAAATGATGAATCAATGGATTATTCACAAACAATCAACATCCTGCGTGAACAACTCAGCTCACTTCTGGATAGTTAA
- a CDS encoding flagellin, whose translation MSNLDANGSVTFNLQGTNTTAVAINATVLSDDLTNLVTALNEQTGNTGITATLSSDKASITLEQSAGYDIKVTDFSHSSSSDSVAVTIKLTGSEGNAATLTKGGDTTRADDTDSSTVGGEISFSSSSGFNVTSDVAAASGSLFNTAADGANVSTLSSIDNVNITTVTGSANAIKSIDGALMQIDNIRGNLGAVQNRFESTISNLSNVSENLSAARSRILDADIAQETSAMTKNNILQQAGVSILAQANQAPQLALSLLG comes from the coding sequence TTGAGCAACCTCGATGCAAACGGCAGTGTAACTTTTAATCTGCAGGGTACAAATACCACGGCTGTTGCAATCAATGCCACTGTACTCTCGGATGACCTGACTAACCTGGTCACTGCCTTAAACGAGCAGACCGGAAATACAGGAATAACTGCTACCCTGAGTTCCGATAAGGCAAGTATCACCCTGGAGCAGTCTGCAGGTTATGATATCAAAGTTACTGATTTCTCCCACAGCAGTTCCAGTGATTCTGTTGCAGTCACTATTAAGTTAACAGGTAGTGAAGGCAATGCAGCAACCCTCACCAAGGGTGGTGATACAACCAGAGCTGATGATACCGATTCTTCCACTGTCGGTGGAGAAATCTCTTTCTCCAGCTCCTCCGGATTTAATGTTACAAGTGATGTTGCAGCAGCAAGCGGATCTCTTTTTAATACAGCGGCTGACGGAGCCAATGTCAGTACCTTGAGCTCCATTGACAATGTCAACATTACCACTGTTACTGGATCGGCTAACGCCATCAAGTCCATTGACGGCGCATTGATGCAGATTGATAATATCCGTGGTAACCTCGGTGCCGTGCAGAACAGGTTCGAGTCCACGATTTCCAATCTGTCCAATGTTTCGGAGAATCTCTCCGCAGCCCGAAGCCGGATTCTGGATGCGGACATTGCCCAGGAAACATCGGCAATGACCAAAAACAACATCCTGCAGCAGGCTGGTGTATCCATCCTTGCCCAGGCCAATCAGGCGCCGCAGCTGGCCCTGTCACTGCTTGGATAA
- the fliS gene encoding flagellar export chaperone FliS, translating to MNAYMNQYQQNQVMTASREQILIMLYDGAIRFCHQAIAASRAGNMEEKIGRIAKIFAIITEFSNSLDHNIGGEIAADLDGLYQFMLRELHKARKDPGEEHLKIVEGLLVDLRQTWSEAIEITKNEQNSIGLEKQDKTNEMQHQVNHLSAAG from the coding sequence ATGAATGCCTATATGAACCAATACCAGCAGAACCAGGTTATGACAGCCTCCAGGGAACAGATTCTTATAATGCTGTATGACGGGGCCATCAGATTCTGTCATCAGGCCATTGCCGCCAGTCGTGCAGGAAACATGGAGGAAAAAATTGGCCGCATTGCCAAAATTTTCGCTATTATAACCGAATTTTCAAATTCTCTTGACCACAATATCGGCGGAGAAATAGCTGCAGATCTTGATGGATTGTATCAGTTCATGTTGAGAGAACTGCATAAAGCCAGAAAAGATCCAGGTGAAGAGCATCTGAAAATAGTGGAAGGACTCCTTGTTGACCTTAGACAGACCTGGAGTGAAGCTATAGAAATTACAAAGAATGAACAGAACTCAATTGGTCTTGAAAAACAGGACAAAACAAATGAAATGCAGCATCAGGTAAACCACCTTTCCGCTGCCGGATGA
- the fliD gene encoding flagellar filament capping protein FliD, translated as MSITFSGLATGLDTDKIVNDIMTLERAPLDRIEAKKTSETERLNAFAQFKTKLDDLKTAVGDLNITSEVRTTKVSLSSEDAFTATTTSGSLGSYNISVAQLSQVQKSITNGFSSNSESLLGTGSITINGTVITVNEDNNSLLGLANSINEKSETTGVTATIINDGSSGSPYHLVFTGKDSSTNFTVTSNLVDSGSNPIDFTTTDAQTAQEAVVFIDGLKVVSNSNTISTAISGVTLNLNEVSKTTHDGTPEAGVDPWDWADPPVYSTTKMDIKADTDTTKEKITAFVTAYNGVMEWINSGYKEFGGSPEVPESTEEDKDPLLGAVLRGDATINSVKRQLQGILTSSIKTGGNFQVWQNWVSPPTLMELLHRTTQNLTMP; from the coding sequence ATGTCTATCACCTTCAGCGGTCTTGCGACCGGACTGGACACGGACAAGATTGTCAACGATATAATGACTCTCGAACGTGCTCCTCTTGACAGAATTGAGGCAAAAAAAACTTCAGAAACCGAGAGGTTAAATGCCTTTGCGCAGTTTAAGACAAAACTTGATGATCTGAAAACTGCAGTGGGTGATCTCAACATTACCAGTGAGGTGCGGACAACCAAAGTTTCCCTCAGTTCAGAGGATGCATTCACCGCAACGACCACTAGCGGATCTCTCGGAAGCTATAATATTTCTGTTGCACAACTCAGTCAGGTACAGAAAAGCATCACTAACGGTTTCTCCTCTAATTCCGAATCTCTTCTTGGTACCGGATCAATCACCATCAATGGTACTGTAATAACCGTAAACGAGGACAATAATTCTCTCCTTGGCCTTGCAAACTCCATTAATGAAAAGTCGGAGACAACCGGTGTTACCGCAACCATTATTAATGATGGTTCTTCAGGTTCACCATATCATTTGGTTTTTACAGGTAAAGATTCCAGCACGAATTTTACGGTTACCAGCAATCTTGTTGATTCAGGTTCAAACCCCATTGATTTCACCACGACTGATGCCCAGACGGCACAGGAAGCTGTTGTTTTTATTGACGGACTGAAGGTCGTCAGCAACAGCAATACTATCAGTACGGCGATAAGCGGGGTAACCTTGAACCTCAATGAAGTCAGTAAAACAACCCATGACGGCACCCCGGAAGCGGGAGTGGACCCATGGGATTGGGCCGATCCTCCGGTGTACAGCACAACCAAAATGGACATCAAGGCTGACACGGATACCACCAAGGAAAAAATTACTGCTTTTGTCACTGCCTATAATGGTGTTATGGAATGGATAAATTCAGGCTATAAGGAATTTGGTGGATCCCCGGAAGTTCCGGAAAGTACAGAGGAGGATAAAGATCCTCTTCTGGGGGCGGTGCTTCGTGGAGATGCAACAATCAACAGTGTGAAAAGGCAGTTACAGGGTATTCTTACCAGTTCCATAAAAACGGGGGGGAATTTTCAAGTCTGGCAGAACTGGGTATCACCACCAACTCTGATGGAACTCTTACACAGAACAACACAAAACTTGACGATGCCCTGA
- a CDS encoding Mrp/NBP35 family ATP-binding protein, translating to MAGSCGSSCGTNEAQQAAAAQQENAITRSLGKIKNKILVMSGKGGVGKSTISVNLALGLAARGFQVGLMDVDIHGPDVVRMLDLKGNVEPPETPDSLVPPLKYNDNLKVVSLEYMMRDRDEAIIWRGPLKIQAIRQFVADMDWGELDYLIIDAPPGTGDEPLSVAQTIPNVKAIVVTTPQKVALADVKKSINFCKTVKMEIIGVVENMSGFVCPHCNETVDIFKSGGGETLARELELPFLGKIPMDPQVVMAGDDGKPYLSSDSDSPATKAFGEVVSAVETRVPPVAQPTVLKMADTDSGCACGGSCASHS from the coding sequence ATGGCCGGATCGTGTGGAAGTTCCTGTGGCACAAATGAGGCGCAACAGGCTGCGGCTGCCCAGCAGGAAAATGCAATTACCAGGTCCTTAGGCAAGATTAAAAATAAAATCCTTGTGATGAGCGGAAAGGGTGGAGTGGGAAAATCCACTATTTCTGTTAATCTTGCTCTCGGGCTTGCTGCCCGTGGTTTCCAGGTGGGGCTGATGGACGTGGATATTCACGGTCCCGACGTGGTCCGCATGCTTGACCTCAAGGGGAATGTTGAGCCACCTGAAACCCCTGACTCGCTGGTTCCTCCTCTGAAATATAACGATAATCTGAAAGTTGTTTCTCTCGAGTATATGATGAGAGACAGGGATGAAGCAATTATATGGCGTGGTCCATTGAAGATTCAGGCAATCAGGCAGTTCGTTGCCGATATGGACTGGGGTGAACTGGATTATCTCATCATTGATGCTCCTCCGGGGACAGGTGATGAACCCCTTTCCGTCGCTCAGACAATTCCCAATGTCAAGGCCATCGTTGTGACAACGCCACAGAAAGTGGCGCTTGCGGATGTGAAGAAATCCATTAATTTCTGCAAGACCGTCAAGATGGAGATAATCGGTGTTGTGGAAAATATGTCCGGTTTTGTCTGCCCGCACTGTAATGAAACCGTTGATATATTTAAATCCGGTGGTGGAGAGACACTGGCCAGAGAGCTTGAACTGCCTTTTCTCGGGAAAATCCCCATGGATCCCCAGGTAGTTATGGCAGGTGATGATGGAAAGCCTTATCTTTCTTCAGATTCCGACAGTCCAGCCACCAAGGCATTTGGAGAGGTTGTAAGCGCTGTTGAAACACGTGTTCCACCTGTAGCTCAACCGACTGTATTGAAGATGGCTGACACCGATTCCGGTTGTGCCTGCGGAGGAAGCTGCGCTTCACATTCCTGA
- the mpl gene encoding UDP-N-acetylmuramate:L-alanyl-gamma-D-glutamyl-meso-diaminopimelate ligase has translation MIELDSSLNKCIPNARHIHIMGICGTGMAALAGMLQQKGFHITGSDSHVYPPMSDFLSRLNITVMDGYHPDNLRPAPDLVIVGNVITAKNPEACGLGQTTIPYLSFPQALSHFFISDRTSLVVAGTHGKTTTCSLLATALHSCGLDPTFMIGGIVREFNSNFRLGNGPYFVAEGDEYDTAFFDKESKFLHYQPRIGVITSIEFDHADIFKDLAAIKKAFLKFVRLIPEDGLLIANFDDPNVVEIAKKASCKIEGYGQTDNLTWSLKNIKPSGGQTHFTVFHEDQPYGEMSVRLPGRHNCMNSLAVTAVMHHLGIQAGSIQQGLSSFSGVKRRQEIRGIEKGITVIDDFAHHPTAVKETVQALKDAYGDRRLIIVFEPRTNSSRRAIFQKKYTDSFDFADIVLLREPVPLKNIAPDEMFSSQKLADDLKNIKDLDAAAFDDTDQIIDRLMSFIQPGDIIAILSNGGFDDIHNRLLQRIKETM, from the coding sequence ATGATTGAACTTGATTCATCATTGAACAAATGCATTCCCAACGCCCGTCATATCCATATAATGGGAATCTGTGGAACCGGTATGGCCGCTCTTGCCGGAATGCTGCAGCAAAAAGGATTTCATATTACCGGCAGTGACAGTCATGTCTATCCCCCCATGTCTGATTTTCTCAGCAGACTCAACATCACGGTCATGGATGGATATCACCCTGACAACCTGCGACCGGCACCTGACCTCGTTATCGTTGGTAATGTCATTACTGCAAAAAACCCGGAGGCCTGTGGACTGGGCCAAACGACAATCCCTTACCTTTCCTTTCCACAGGCACTCTCACATTTCTTTATCTCCGACAGAACTTCACTTGTGGTGGCAGGAACCCATGGAAAAACGACAACCTGCTCACTCCTTGCCACTGCCTTGCACAGTTGCGGTCTTGACCCGACATTTATGATTGGTGGTATCGTCAGAGAATTCAACAGTAATTTTCGCCTTGGTAACGGTCCCTATTTTGTTGCCGAAGGGGATGAATACGACACCGCTTTTTTTGACAAGGAATCCAAATTTCTCCACTATCAACCCCGGATTGGTGTTATTACCTCCATAGAGTTTGACCATGCAGATATCTTTAAAGACCTGGCTGCTATCAAAAAGGCATTTTTAAAATTCGTGCGCCTGATTCCGGAGGATGGATTGCTCATCGCCAATTTTGATGACCCCAATGTGGTTGAAATTGCAAAAAAAGCGTCCTGTAAAATTGAAGGATACGGACAGACAGACAATCTTACCTGGTCCCTGAAAAACATAAAACCCAGTGGGGGACAGACTCATTTTACAGTCTTTCACGAAGATCAGCCCTATGGGGAAATGTCAGTCAGGCTGCCAGGCAGACATAACTGCATGAACAGTCTGGCTGTTACGGCAGTCATGCACCATCTTGGTATTCAGGCTGGGAGCATACAGCAGGGCCTGAGCAGTTTCAGCGGTGTTAAGCGAAGACAGGAAATACGGGGAATAGAGAAAGGAATAACCGTAATTGATGATTTTGCCCATCACCCTACAGCGGTGAAGGAGACTGTCCAGGCTCTGAAAGATGCCTATGGAGACCGCCGGCTCATAATTGTTTTTGAACCGAGAACAAATTCATCGAGAAGGGCTATTTTCCAAAAGAAATATACCGACTCATTTGACTTTGCCGACATCGTACTGTTGCGGGAACCGGTGCCCCTGAAAAATATTGCACCTGATGAAATGTTCTCATCACAAAAACTTGCTGACGATCTCAAAAATATAAAAGATCTTGATGCAGCAGCATTTGATGATACAGACCAAATTATTGACCGTCTTATGAGCTTTATTCAACCGGGTGATATTATAGCCATTCTTTCAAATGGTGGTTTTGATGATATTCACAACAGGCTGCTCCAGAGGATAAAGGAAACCATGTAG
- the fliD gene encoding flagellar filament capping protein FliD, protein MAELGITTNSDGTLTQNNTKLDDALNNNFDDVVYLLAGKDETDGIMKNFNNLLLDLTSATSGIYATKKKASNQAMEKFDYQIDQMELRMTKREKALRAQFNAMEQMVSKLNAQGDFLTQQMNALNGMKK, encoded by the coding sequence CTGGCAGAACTGGGTATCACCACCAACTCTGATGGAACTCTTACACAGAACAACACAAAACTTGACGATGCCCTGAATAATAATTTTGATGACGTTGTCTACCTCCTGGCCGGAAAAGACGAAACGGACGGCATCATGAAAAATTTCAACAACCTGCTGCTTGACCTGACCAGTGCAACATCCGGCATATACGCCACCAAGAAAAAGGCCAGCAACCAGGCGATGGAAAAATTTGATTACCAGATTGACCAGATGGAGCTCAGGATGACTAAAAGAGAAAAAGCTCTTCGCGCCCAGTTTAATGCCATGGAGCAGATGGTCAGCAAACTGAACGCACAGGGTGATTTTCTGACCCAGCAGATGAATGCGCTTAACGGGATGAAAAAATAA